Proteins encoded in a region of the Vicia villosa cultivar HV-30 ecotype Madison, WI linkage group LG5, Vvil1.0, whole genome shotgun sequence genome:
- the LOC131603735 gene encoding uncharacterized protein LOC131603735: MGCASSKHIDGKAVAVYQPPPTSFAVFDINSIEEPWLKHLNDNTNTMSQENKPALPQPILHILDATEKSPQSWEDVSKTLQHLKPIVQQEKPPQTPPQQSPSKPLPKVASFRTLEELDAKQSPENNKNEAQTKSTTKTEVDVDGDRLRTIKLKPTLSSKLKNNIFIQKDLLDKQKEERESNFERLRRDPLSNYPEKVPPNGNDAVVIYTTSLRGVRKTFDNCNKARDLLENHRVIFDERDVALHGEFLKEVKELLLTEEESGVGVVLPRVFVKGRYLGGLDELTELNETGRLGRILNATRVERGVGRQGCGGCGGARFVPCLDCGGSCKLVISGVEISDSPVQRCPKCNENGLVHCPACLLI, from the coding sequence ATGGGTTGCGCATCTTCCAAACATATCGACGGCAAAGCAGTCGCCGTATACCAGCCACCACCGACGAGCTTCGCCGTGTTCGACATAAACTCCATCGAAGAACCATGGCTCAAACACCTCAACGACAACACCAACACCATGTCTCAAGAAAACAAACCCGCTCTCCCTCAACCAATCCTCCACATCCTCGACGCCACCGAGAAATCTCCCCAATCATGGGAAGACGTCAGTAAAACTCTCCAACATCTCAAACCTATTGTTCAACAAGAAAAACCTCCACAAACACCACCGCAACAATCACCATCAAAACCTCTGCCCAAGGTTGCTTCCTTCCGAACACTCGAAGAGTTAGATGCGAAACAAAGCCCGGAGAATAACAAGAACGAGGCACAAACCAAATCAACTACGAAAACCGAGGTTGATGTTGATGGTGATAGATTGAGAACGATAAAATTAAAACCTACTTTGTCTTCGAAACTGAAGAACAACATATTCATACAGAAAGATTTGTTagacaaacaaaaagaagagagagaatcgAATTTCGAACGGTTGAGGAGGGATCCACTGAGTAACTACCCGGAGAAAGTTCCACCAAACGGAAACGACGCCGTTGTGATATACACGACGTCGTTAAGAGGAGTTAGAAAAACGTTTGATAACTGTAACAAAGCGAGAGATTTATTGGAGAATCACAGGGTGATATTCGACGAGCGTGACGTGGCACTTCACGGAGAGTTTTTGAAGGAAGTGAAAGAGTTGTTGTTGACGGAGGAGGAGTCAGGGGTTGGGGTGGTTTTGCCGAGGGTGTTTGTGAAAGGGAGGTATTTGGGGGGGTTGGATGAGTTAACGGAGTTAAATGAAACGGGGAGGCTTGGGAGGATATTGAATGCGACTCGTGTGGAGAGAGGCGTTGGGAGACAAGGATGTGGTGGGTGTGGTGGGGCTAGGTTTGTTCCTTGTTTGGATTGTGGTGGAAGCTGTAAGTTGGTGATTAGTGGGGTTGAGATAAGTGATTCTCCGGTTCAGAGATGTCCTAAGTGTAATGAGAATGGGTTAGTTCATTGTCCTGCTTGTCTTTTGATTTGA
- the LOC131603736 gene encoding B2 protein, translating into MENNYNNNINNNQQSFWQFSDQLRVHTSNLANLSLNDSIWGNNYSSSKNERRNFDIKVGGEISNNNNKSDGWKQMNNNNSNMVGVVDVGINGGFNKGVYPNSNPYGNFNSNNNNNFDINFKGVKFGGAKVEDENFHVAKSSKKNTNPNKKDNNNSDGNKNKDVKGASDKRFKTLPPTESLPRNETIGGYIFVCNNDTMAENLKRQLFGLPPRYRDSVRAITPGLPLFLYNYTTHQLHGVFEAASFGGTNIDPTAWEDKKCVGESRFPAQVRVITRKTCEPLEEDSFRPVLHHYDGPKFRLELNVPEALSLLDIFEEQDTSNNSVKVMQA; encoded by the exons atggAGAACAACTacaacaataacatcaacaacaatcaacaatCGTTTTGGCAATTCAGTGATCAACTTCGTGTTCACACATCAAATCTTGCAAACTTATCGTTAAACGATTCAATTTGGGGTAACAATTACTCATCCTCCAAAAATGAACGAAGAAACTTTGATATCAAAGTTGGTGGTGAaatcagcaacaacaacaacaaaagtgATGGTTGGAAACagatgaacaacaacaacagcaacatgGTTGGTGTTGTTGATGTTGGGATTAATGGCGGTTTCAACAAAGGAGTTTATCCGAATTCAAACCCTTATGGTAATTTTaacagtaataacaacaacaactttgaTATCAATTTCAAGGGAGTTAAGTTTGGTGGTgctaaggttgaagatgagaatttTCATGTGGCTAAATCTTCTAAGAagaacacaaaccctaacaaGAAAGACAACAACAATAGTGATGGGAACAAGAATAAGGATGTGAAAGGTGCTTCTGACAAGAGATTCAAAACGTTGCCACCGACGGAGTCTTTGCCTAGGAATGAAACAATTGGAGGGTATATCTTTGTTTGTAACAATGATACCATGGCTGAGAATCTCAAGAGGCAACTCTTTG GTTTGCCTCCCAGATACAGAGATTCAGTTAGGGCCATTACTCCTGGGTTGCCCCTTTTTCTGTACAACTATACAACTCATCAACTTCATGGAGTCTTTGAG GCTGCAAGTTTTGGAGGAACAAATATTGATCCAACTGCTTGGGAGGACAAGAAGTGTGTCGGAGAATCTCGTTTCCCTGCTCAG GTCAGAGTGATAACTAGGAAAACATGTGAGCCACTTGAAGAGGATTCTTTCAGGCCAGTTCTTCATCACTATGATGGTCCTAAGTTTCGTCTTGAGCTCAATGTGCCTGAG gCGTTATCTCTGCTGGATATTTTTGAAGAACAAGATACTTCCAACAACTCTGTGAAGGTTATGCAAGCATAA